A single window of Sporosarcina sp. Marseille-Q4943 DNA harbors:
- a CDS encoding SDR family NAD(P)-dependent oxidoreductase: MKRDCMKGTIVVTGASRGIGLAIAEKFAKEGYDLALIARSEKELKGIKKRFEELYKVIVYTYTCDISDYNIIKEIINDLTKRITNITALINNASVGHFGLMRNLDVNRWEETIKVNLLGTYYVTKELLPFFIQKRSGDIINISSGAGEEGYSFCSAYSASKFGLSGFTESLMKEVRSIGVRVSLLSLDTVQTEMSRKSGLKVNNWDTIMKDEDVANVVYFMKNLPDHVFLKETSLWNVNPDRI; this comes from the coding sequence ATGAAAAGGGATTGTATGAAAGGGACAATTGTTGTAACTGGGGCATCAAGGGGAATAGGGTTAGCGATTGCGGAAAAATTTGCAAAAGAGGGATACGACCTTGCTTTAATCGCTAGAAGTGAAAAAGAGCTTAAAGGTATTAAAAAACGTTTTGAAGAATTATATAAAGTAATTGTTTATACGTATACATGTGATATATCAGATTACAATATTATCAAAGAAATAATTAATGATTTAACTAAACGAATTACGAACATAACTGCTCTGATTAATAATGCAAGTGTAGGACATTTTGGACTTATGAGGAATCTGGACGTTAACCGTTGGGAAGAAACAATTAAAGTAAATTTATTAGGCACATATTATGTCACAAAAGAACTTTTACCATTTTTTATTCAGAAAAGATCTGGAGATATTATTAATATATCCTCTGGCGCTGGGGAAGAAGGCTACAGTTTTTGTAGTGCATATTCAGCATCAAAATTTGGTCTGTCAGGTTTTACAGAGTCATTAATGAAGGAAGTAAGAAGTATTGGTGTGAGAGTTAGTTTATTATCACTAGATACAGTTCAAACTGAAATGTCTCGTAAATCTGGCCTAAAAGTAAATAATTGGGACACTATAATGAAGGATGAGGATGTTGCGAATGTTGTTTACTTTATGAAAAACCTTCCTGACCATGTTTTTCTAAAAGAGACGTCTCTTTGGAATGTCAACCCAGACCGCATTTAA
- the istB gene encoding IS21-like element helper ATPase IstB — MMNEQTLSKLHEMKLSGMAEAYQEQARNKDFQKMSFEDRFSILVDLEHSRRKSNKLQRLIKTATFLNPSASIEDIEYHEDRKLDKDLILKLASGAYILDSHNIILKGPTGSGKSYLASAFGISACRQFHTVKYIRLPELLDELSLAKLAADGSYRKLIKKYTNVDLLILDEWLLTELTTDEASILLEITEARHKAASTIFCSQIDPSGWHLKLGNETIAEAILERIIHDSYQILIDGDVSMRERHGLGVEG; from the coding sequence ATGATGAACGAACAGACGCTATCCAAATTACACGAAATGAAGTTAAGCGGAATGGCAGAAGCCTACCAGGAACAGGCAAGAAATAAAGACTTCCAGAAGATGAGTTTTGAAGACCGTTTTTCAATTCTAGTCGATCTGGAACATTCTCGACGTAAAAGCAATAAGCTTCAACGCTTGATCAAAACAGCAACCTTTTTAAACCCTAGTGCTAGTATTGAAGACATAGAATACCACGAGGATCGAAAACTGGATAAAGACTTAATCTTAAAGCTCGCCAGCGGCGCCTATATTCTCGACAGCCATAATATCATATTGAAGGGACCCACCGGGTCCGGGAAGTCTTATTTGGCCAGTGCATTCGGCATATCTGCCTGCCGTCAATTTCACACAGTTAAATACATTCGTCTACCGGAGTTACTTGATGAATTGTCACTTGCCAAATTAGCAGCGGATGGGAGCTATCGCAAATTAATTAAGAAATATACGAATGTCGATCTTCTTATCTTAGATGAATGGTTACTGACCGAATTAACGACAGATGAGGCCTCAATTCTACTTGAAATCACTGAAGCTCGCCATAAGGCAGCTTCAACTATCTTCTGTTCACAGATTGACCCTAGCGGATGGCATTTAAAATTGGGGAATGAAACGATTGCGGAGGCAATTTTAGAGCGTATTATCCATGACTCCTATCAGATTCTCATAGATGGAGATGTTTCAATGCGAGAACGCCATGGGTTAGGCGTGGAAGGTTGA
- a CDS encoding TldD/PmbA family protein, with the protein MSNEFANEIIDYALFHKASGVEVYIENTERVVSTYDTASVSTEHRIIEEGVGIRVFFSDHYIYLAFNDFDINEIFRVIKSIVKDRVRSIEQQHIYQYFARNYDRPHDADRVPRTIPLLEQASQLYYNQSIIPRVRLRTIQEFKGVEILNADNNFRSKEHAYTRIHSTIFDSQQKLSHSMSGVSSTNVEVATILDTIEKAIHYQTINSAKKVTLPPGSYPAVVGSGTGGILLHEICGHPLELQAVVNGHSVLKDKLNMKIAPETITIVDNPLYKKEWGSSLYDDEGNPTSNNVLIQNGVLRNYLCDRFNGSLSQILANGAARRESYRYPPTARMSNTYLLPGEHDFDFLFEGIVKGVYIKELTEGAIDVATGKYQAGIKEAFLIENGRIKDPITNQIVMGNALETLENLNLVGNDLKLSKQFCGAKSGRIPVSIGQPTVRYNFLTIR; encoded by the coding sequence ATGAGTAACGAATTTGCCAATGAAATTATTGACTACGCACTATTCCACAAAGCAAGTGGTGTAGAAGTATATATCGAAAATACAGAACGTGTTGTATCAACTTATGATACTGCAAGTGTAAGCACGGAACATCGCATTATTGAAGAAGGTGTTGGAATTCGTGTTTTTTTCTCTGATCACTATATTTACCTAGCTTTTAATGATTTTGATATCAATGAAATTTTTCGTGTCATAAAATCCATAGTTAAGGATCGTGTAAGATCAATTGAACAACAACACATCTATCAGTATTTTGCTCGAAATTACGATAGACCACATGATGCAGATAGGGTACCTCGTACTATACCCTTACTGGAGCAGGCGTCGCAATTATATTACAATCAATCTATAATACCAAGAGTTCGTTTAAGAACAATTCAAGAGTTTAAAGGTGTTGAAATTTTGAATGCGGATAATAACTTCAGGTCTAAAGAACATGCATATACACGGATCCATTCAACTATTTTTGATTCGCAGCAAAAACTAAGTCATAGTATGTCAGGTGTATCCAGTACCAATGTAGAGGTAGCAACAATACTCGATACAATAGAAAAAGCCATTCATTATCAAACGATTAATTCTGCAAAGAAAGTAACTCTACCTCCAGGGTCTTATCCAGCTGTAGTAGGCAGTGGGACAGGAGGCATTTTGCTTCATGAGATATGTGGACACCCTCTGGAACTACAGGCAGTAGTAAATGGACATTCTGTATTAAAAGATAAATTGAATATGAAAATAGCCCCAGAAACTATAACTATTGTAGATAATCCCTTATATAAAAAAGAGTGGGGGAGTAGTTTATATGATGATGAAGGAAACCCTACGTCAAATAATGTGTTGATACAAAATGGTGTTTTAAGAAACTATCTTTGTGATCGTTTCAACGGAAGTCTTAGCCAAATACTTGCAAACGGGGCAGCTAGAAGGGAATCATATCGATATCCTCCTACAGCAAGAATGTCAAATACCTACCTATTGCCTGGGGAACATGATTTTGATTTCCTGTTTGAAGGAATAGTGAAAGGCGTCTATATAAAAGAATTAACTGAAGGCGCAATTGATGTAGCTACAGGAAAGTATCAGGCAGGTATAAAAGAAGCCTTTCTAATCGAAAATGGCCGTATTAAGGACCCAATTACAAATCAAATAGTCATGGGAAACGCCTTAGAGACTCTAGAGAATCTAAATCTGGTTGGAAATGATCTTAAATTAAGCAAACAATTTTGTGGTGCAAAAAGTGGAAGAATACCGGTGAGTATTGGACAGCCGACTGTTCGATACAATTTTTTAACTATAAGGTGA
- the istA gene encoding IS21 family transposase: protein MIHYRKILELHDEGISLRGIAASTGNSRQKVTEILAIAEKKGLVCPLEEEMTDRWIEEFLFPEKTLEASGRQPLNFDYIHEELAKPNVTLSLLHHEYEAECRLKNKIPYSYRSFLRHYSRYADKYKATLRIRRKPGEIMEVDWAGSTAFIIDRDTGEKVKAYVFVATLPCSQLSYAEATLSMDLHSWITAHNNAYAYFGGSTQIIVPDNLKASVTKHTSKELVLNSTYREMADHYNTVVMPARVRSPKDKSSVEGAVGAISTWIIAALRNTHCFSIDELNEEVWRKLEEFNRRPFTRKKGSRLSAFEEEEKFALSPLPSTPYKISVWKTAKVRPDYHISVESMFYSVPYEYINRDVEVRLSDSLIEIYFNHMRVATHKRLYGKYGQLSTVRDHMPDNHKLYVDQTPEAAIEWAENIGTSTLKVVRYILDASTNEKQGLQSIFSLKKSERSYTKYEIERACKMIASMTNRPTVKSIQTILKNNKKNDAEQELKRKTEISKNNYGFTRGASYYGGKDK, encoded by the coding sequence ATGATTCATTATCGAAAGATACTGGAGCTACACGATGAGGGAATTAGTCTTAGAGGCATTGCCGCAAGCACGGGCAATTCTCGTCAAAAGGTGACAGAGATACTGGCGATTGCAGAAAAGAAAGGATTGGTCTGTCCGCTGGAGGAAGAAATGACGGATCGTTGGATTGAGGAATTCCTCTTTCCCGAGAAGACGTTGGAGGCTTCTGGACGACAACCATTAAATTTCGACTATATCCATGAAGAGTTAGCCAAACCTAATGTGACGCTTTCACTCCTTCACCATGAGTATGAAGCGGAATGCCGATTGAAAAATAAGATCCCATACTCTTATCGTAGTTTTTTGCGTCACTATAGTAGATATGCAGATAAGTACAAAGCTACGTTGCGCATTCGCAGAAAACCGGGAGAAATCATGGAAGTCGATTGGGCTGGATCCACAGCCTTTATCATTGACAGGGATACTGGGGAGAAGGTAAAAGCATATGTTTTCGTGGCGACATTGCCTTGTAGCCAACTCTCTTACGCAGAGGCAACCTTATCAATGGATCTGCATTCATGGATAACCGCCCATAACAATGCGTATGCGTATTTTGGAGGCTCTACGCAGATAATAGTGCCGGACAATCTGAAAGCGAGTGTGACTAAACATACATCAAAGGAATTGGTCTTGAATTCAACCTACAGAGAAATGGCAGACCATTATAATACTGTGGTGATGCCTGCCCGGGTTCGATCTCCTAAGGACAAGTCTAGTGTTGAGGGAGCCGTTGGTGCCATCTCCACATGGATTATTGCAGCTTTACGAAATACGCACTGCTTTAGTATCGATGAGTTAAACGAAGAAGTATGGAGGAAGTTGGAGGAATTCAATCGACGCCCCTTTACCCGCAAAAAAGGGTCTCGTCTGTCGGCATTTGAGGAAGAGGAGAAATTTGCGCTTTCTCCTCTCCCATCCACGCCATATAAAATATCTGTATGGAAAACGGCTAAGGTACGCCCTGACTATCACATATCCGTCGAAAGCATGTTTTATTCCGTTCCATATGAATATATAAACCGCGATGTTGAAGTTAGGCTTTCAGACAGCCTCATTGAGATTTATTTTAATCATATGCGGGTCGCTACTCATAAACGATTATATGGGAAGTACGGTCAGTTATCCACCGTTCGCGACCATATGCCAGATAATCATAAGCTATACGTTGATCAAACTCCAGAAGCTGCAATTGAGTGGGCTGAAAACATAGGAACGTCCACCTTGAAAGTGGTTCGATATATCTTGGATGCATCGACCAATGAAAAACAAGGATTACAATCCATATTCTCATTGAAAAAATCGGAGCGTAGCTATACGAAATATGAAATAGAACGTGCGTGTAAGATGATCGCTTCCATGACAAATAGACCTACGGTCAAAAGTATTCAAACTATCCTCAAGAACAATAAAAAGAATGATGCCGAGCAGGAATTGAAACGTAAGACAGAAATCAGCAAGAATAACTATGGCTTCACACGTGGAGCTTCATATTACGGGGGTAAAGATAAATGA
- a CDS encoding VWA domain-containing protein — protein MAVIRLDGQIQQTLKNNSHSFSEQMWQAAQETRQVKANLMTLVGGVVSGSGEAELKKVPLRDQISLAEKIASDKRFLEIAEWAGRFKQIAIKKQKSKHTTGTERKGVITGDVIERLLPMELGMYRHPATKTDFLRRFAEKQTMMYERSGKDTIGKGPIVLCLDQSGSMRKLDSQSKGFALALISITKKQKRDFCLILFSTRTIVKVYEKGKINSDAMIDLAQNFLSGGTNFNLPLTKAVLIIEDSKFKKADLIFITDGEDSLKESFINSFIQKKNEAEFNVLSLVLGSNTDTVRRFSDEMILLTDLNDEVSFKAFTL, from the coding sequence TTGGCCGTAATCAGATTAGACGGTCAGATACAGCAAACACTCAAAAATAATAGCCACAGCTTCTCTGAGCAAATGTGGCAAGCTGCACAAGAAACCAGACAAGTGAAAGCCAACCTTATGACTTTGGTAGGTGGCGTTGTTTCAGGGAGCGGTGAAGCTGAATTGAAGAAGGTGCCCCTTCGTGACCAAATATCATTGGCTGAAAAAATTGCTTCTGACAAACGATTTTTGGAAATCGCTGAATGGGCTGGGCGTTTCAAACAGATAGCAATCAAAAAACAGAAGTCGAAACACACTACAGGCACCGAGAGAAAAGGTGTGATAACAGGAGATGTTATTGAAAGGTTATTGCCGATGGAACTGGGAATGTACAGACATCCTGCAACCAAAACTGACTTCTTGCGGCGGTTTGCTGAGAAACAAACAATGATGTATGAACGAAGTGGGAAAGATACAATTGGCAAAGGGCCAATCGTTCTCTGCCTTGATCAATCTGGAAGCATGCGTAAACTTGATTCCCAATCTAAAGGATTTGCGCTTGCACTTATATCCATTACGAAGAAACAGAAAAGGGATTTTTGCCTGATCTTGTTTTCAACTCGTACAATCGTTAAAGTCTATGAAAAGGGAAAGATAAATAGTGATGCGATGATTGACTTAGCCCAGAATTTTTTAAGTGGTGGCACTAATTTCAATCTGCCGTTAACCAAAGCAGTTTTAATCATCGAAGATAGTAAATTTAAAAAAGCAGACCTTATCTTTATCACTGACGGGGAGGATAGTCTAAAGGAATCGTTTATTAATTCATTTATTCAGAAGAAGAATGAAGCGGAATTTAATGTACTATCTCTTGTTTTGGGGAGCAACACCGATACAGTTCGGAGGTTTTCAGATGAAATGATTTTACTAACAGATCTAAATGACGAGGTAAGTTTTAAAGCGTTCACTTTGTAG
- a CDS encoding sodium/glutamate symporter: MQIYEEVALCREALAPYDPLPENNSNFIVKGGLVMIEEAFNTLMVFGLLLIAGVTIREFVPFFQKLMIPSSVIAGFLGLILGQQVLGWITIPESFGVIPIFGMFILMTCVPMGITVTGKKVVQHMDFALGNMTVYGFQLVFGIIIGALLINFWPNLPEGWGLMAVAAFFGAHGNVPIVSSVIDPTGELGAQSIGMVMATLGVLIAIIPGIIAANYGIRRGWGTFTKNVEKKDKSFFRGTLPEKDREAIGRLTVNPSNVTTLAFQLGILAVSFKFGEQIFKGLAMVIPFFGNISPMLYGIVGSLILWPVMQKVKLGGYVDKRTVNEISNFSLEVIILTACASIQLSIISEFFAPLLVLTIIMCSMTFLFTYFWYKKINNPEWFEKSLMNYGMATGSNPQGFALVRIVDPNNKSSIYEALGVYNAVFFWNFLLLPLAASLILSNTIPIYIIGLTLMIVPPVLAFILFFRKKKAEGKAEISA; encoded by the coding sequence ATGCAGATTTATGAAGAAGTCGCATTATGTAGGGAAGCATTAGCCCCCTACGATCCATTACCGGAAAATAACTCGAATTTTATTGTAAAGGGTGGTTTGGTTATGATAGAAGAAGCATTTAATACTTTAATGGTATTCGGCTTGCTGTTGATTGCGGGCGTCACCATCCGCGAGTTTGTACCCTTTTTTCAGAAGCTTATGATTCCATCTAGTGTAATTGCTGGATTTTTAGGACTAATCCTAGGTCAACAAGTGCTAGGCTGGATCACCATTCCCGAATCCTTTGGAGTTATTCCTATTTTTGGCATGTTTATTCTAATGACCTGTGTACCTATGGGTATTACTGTTACAGGCAAAAAGGTTGTCCAACATATGGACTTTGCCCTTGGCAACATGACCGTGTATGGATTCCAACTGGTATTCGGTATTATAATCGGAGCTTTACTCATCAATTTTTGGCCGAATCTTCCTGAAGGTTGGGGCTTAATGGCTGTTGCAGCATTCTTCGGTGCTCATGGAAACGTTCCTATTGTTTCTAGTGTCATCGATCCTACTGGAGAACTAGGTGCGCAGAGTATCGGGATGGTGATGGCTACATTAGGTGTACTGATAGCCATAATTCCGGGTATCATTGCGGCGAACTACGGTATTCGTCGGGGATGGGGTACTTTTACTAAAAATGTTGAGAAGAAAGATAAGAGCTTCTTTCGGGGCACTCTCCCAGAAAAGGATCGCGAAGCTATAGGTAGACTGACTGTCAACCCGAGCAACGTGACGACCCTCGCTTTCCAACTTGGCATTCTTGCTGTCAGTTTTAAATTTGGTGAGCAAATTTTCAAAGGTCTCGCTATGGTGATCCCATTCTTTGGTAATATTTCTCCTATGCTTTACGGTATTGTCGGCTCACTTATTTTGTGGCCTGTCATGCAAAAGGTGAAGCTTGGGGGATATGTTGATAAGCGGACCGTCAATGAAATAAGTAACTTCTCCCTAGAAGTGATTATTCTAACAGCCTGTGCTTCCATTCAGTTAAGCATTATTAGTGAATTCTTCGCCCCTCTGTTAGTGTTAACTATTATTATGTGTTCAATGACTTTCCTGTTCACCTATTTCTGGTACAAGAAAATTAACAATCCGGAATGGTTTGAAAAATCTTTGATGAACTACGGTATGGCAACTGGTTCCAACCCTCAAGGCTTTGCTTTAGTTCGTATCGTTGATCCTAACAACAAATCTAGCATTTACGAAGCTCTGGGTGTCTATAATGCCGTCTTTTTCTGGAATTTCCTCCTCCTACCTTTGGCGGCGTCTTTGATACTCTCAAATACGATTCCTATATATATCATTGGCCTCACTCTTATGATTGTTCCACCGGTTTTAGCATTTATTCTCTTCTTCAGGAAGAAAAAGGCTGAAGGCAAGGCCGAAATAAGTGCTTAG
- a CDS encoding DUF6877 family protein — protein sequence MNKPIQEIAKIAHKLPIEAIQDINQRIGDWIASGGKEDDSYIHQQLRYAKRFVKGEETRQALLSMRRFDCYSTK from the coding sequence ATGAACAAACCAATCCAGGAAATTGCAAAAATAGCTCACAAACTGCCGATCGAGGCAATTCAGGACATTAACCAAAGAATCGGTGACTGGATCGCATCCGGCGGGAAAGAGGACGATTCGTATATTCATCAGCAACTGAGATATGCGAAGAGATTTGTGAAGGGTGAAGAGACACGGCAAGCGCTGTTAAGCATGAGGCGTTTCGATTGTTATTCGACGAAGTAG
- a CDS encoding LysR family transcriptional regulator, with the protein MEDYDWLVLQVLFEHKNITKTAQELFVSQPSITKRLHRIEIEFGVTIARRGRRGVHFTPQGEFLAKSANDILSSIQNIRDGLKSMGNQTTETLRIGLSNYSTKYKLPHILKKFKVENPNVEYQVITGSTQEIYNLVYNREVHIAFVRGNYNWPGQRHLLFEEPICIASIGDINVENLPDLSRIDYQKENNFKAVLDSWWTENYSKPPLIGMKVDNVDTCREMLINGLGYAIVPKLILANDKNLKKINIKDKEGKTILRETWMFYYNETLEKNIVQAFVNFIKGLDL; encoded by the coding sequence ATGGAGGATTATGATTGGCTAGTGTTGCAGGTTCTTTTCGAACATAAAAACATCACGAAAACGGCTCAGGAATTATTTGTTTCTCAACCATCTATTACAAAGCGACTGCATCGAATCGAAATAGAATTCGGAGTGACTATTGCACGTAGAGGAAGAAGGGGGGTTCATTTTACACCTCAGGGGGAATTTCTTGCAAAATCAGCAAATGATATTCTCTCTAGTATTCAGAATATTAGAGACGGGTTGAAGAGTATGGGCAATCAAACTACTGAGACCTTAAGAATAGGTTTATCCAATTATTCTACGAAATACAAGCTTCCACATATTTTAAAAAAATTTAAAGTGGAAAATCCAAATGTAGAATATCAGGTTATTACTGGCTCAACCCAGGAAATTTATAATTTAGTTTATAATCGAGAAGTACATATTGCATTTGTTCGGGGAAATTATAACTGGCCAGGTCAAAGGCATTTATTATTTGAGGAGCCTATATGTATAGCATCTATAGGGGATATTAACGTGGAAAATCTTCCGGATCTGTCACGAATAGATTATCAAAAGGAAAACAACTTTAAAGCGGTATTGGACAGCTGGTGGACAGAAAACTATTCTAAACCACCTCTTATTGGGATGAAAGTGGACAATGTAGATACTTGTAGGGAAATGCTTATCAATGGTTTGGGATATGCGATAGTCCCAAAACTAATATTAGCTAACGATAAAAATTTGAAAAAAATAAACATTAAGGATAAAGAAGGAAAGACTATTTTAAGAGAAACATGGATGTTTTATTACAATGAGACGCTCGAAAAGAATATAGTTCAAGCATTTGTTAATTTTATCAAAGGATTGGACTTATGA
- a CDS encoding arylamine N-acetyltransferase — MKSLINFYIKGMTEPLKYDGSLKDISKILLHHQIAYPFETVTRNLEVKQLMDQDFEEHFYKFVKTRYSGTCFSHHYILKNVLSYLGYDVKYIFLEPNHCGVVLNWNDQRFYLDVAYWSPLFKPQPLNKSWKVKFPNIEVEWRKVDSNFHLVRNESLVKIWDGKYLTDDAFYSKSIDILNEHSYFKEHILINRWLNQDCFILLQETRLDIYNRYKKHQVYQISEKKFQEYREKFFRLGQ; from the coding sequence ATGAAATCATTAATTAATTTTTACATAAAAGGGATGACCGAACCGTTAAAATATGACGGTTCTCTAAAAGACATTTCAAAAATATTATTACATCATCAGATTGCATATCCATTCGAAACGGTTACGCGAAACTTAGAAGTAAAACAGTTAATGGATCAAGACTTTGAAGAACATTTTTATAAATTTGTAAAAACACGCTACAGTGGAACTTGTTTTTCTCATCACTATATTCTTAAGAATGTATTATCATATCTAGGTTACGATGTTAAATATATTTTTTTGGAGCCTAATCATTGTGGAGTAGTATTAAATTGGAATGATCAGCGTTTTTATCTCGATGTTGCCTATTGGTCCCCCCTTTTTAAACCTCAGCCTTTAAATAAAAGTTGGAAAGTTAAATTTCCGAATATTGAGGTGGAGTGGAGAAAGGTGGACTCTAACTTTCACCTAGTACGCAATGAAAGTTTAGTGAAAATTTGGGACGGTAAGTATTTAACTGATGATGCTTTTTATAGTAAAAGTATAGATATTTTAAATGAACATAGTTATTTCAAAGAGCATATTTTAATTAATCGTTGGCTTAACCAAGATTGTTTTATTTTATTACAAGAGACTAGATTAGACATTTATAATCGTTATAAAAAGCATCAAGTATATCAGATTTCGGAAAAAAAATTTCAGGAATATAGAGAAAAGTTTTTTCGATTGGGTCAATGA
- a CDS encoding Xaa-Pro peptidase family protein, protein MRQAAADQGHDVLIIHAGGAGFFSTTNTFLRYACDWAREGVLIIPTDSSKGLHLVSFFTQAVLIPPPGEPVGIEKLWQVGALGQEFSGRTGTSEVQLVEAISEILEDLVYHSASIGVIGDRSSTECWEGLRTKLPKLRIVDETQIITDMQKIRSKNEQDQIRASAQLMDIGFQAACHVTMPGVTDFEIYAAVTFAQMARGGESGDGYQIGINRFGTHCGKPYGHKVVSGDLINLYMSALPYHGYTAQTARMIAVGEITTKQEETLEVCAEAVRRAEALIRPGVRFCDLHKAAFSVYLEHGYLEDDTTATMPYNWAPHDDLSARIIPIQHIQNRDYERDGRKLKHVYPAVTGPHNPNMGHSVGMPGNPKFNITSHNTDIAEPGMVFVLHAQWLDPMVSGGNIGNCYLVTDDGFENLSCHTPLDSIRIKA, encoded by the coding sequence ATGCGTCAAGCAGCAGCAGACCAGGGTCACGATGTTCTTATTATACATGCAGGCGGCGCAGGTTTTTTTTCAACGACAAACACGTTTTTAAGATATGCGTGTGATTGGGCTCGCGAGGGGGTGTTGATCATTCCTACGGATAGCAGTAAAGGCCTTCACTTGGTCTCCTTCTTTACCCAAGCGGTACTTATTCCACCGCCTGGTGAACCGGTGGGTATTGAAAAGCTTTGGCAGGTTGGAGCGCTCGGTCAGGAGTTTTCGGGGCGTACGGGTACGTCTGAAGTTCAACTGGTAGAAGCCATCTCTGAGATTTTGGAAGATTTAGTCTATCATTCAGCGAGCATAGGTGTGATTGGAGATCGTTCGTCCACTGAGTGTTGGGAGGGGCTTCGAACAAAGCTGCCTAAGTTAAGAATTGTGGATGAGACTCAAATCATTACCGATATGCAGAAAATCCGGTCGAAAAACGAACAGGATCAGATTCGAGCTTCTGCCCAGCTGATGGACATCGGATTCCAAGCCGCATGTCACGTGACTATGCCTGGCGTTACGGATTTTGAGATTTATGCGGCTGTCACGTTTGCACAGATGGCTCGAGGTGGAGAAAGCGGGGATGGCTATCAAATAGGGATTAATAGATTTGGTACCCACTGTGGAAAGCCGTACGGGCATAAGGTGGTTTCTGGTGATCTTATTAACTTATATATGTCTGCTTTGCCATACCACGGGTACACGGCTCAGACTGCTCGGATGATTGCCGTAGGCGAAATTACTACGAAGCAAGAGGAAACTCTCGAGGTGTGTGCAGAGGCTGTGCGTCGAGCAGAGGCACTCATTCGTCCTGGTGTACGCTTTTGTGACCTTCATAAGGCCGCATTTTCGGTATACTTGGAGCACGGATACCTTGAAGACGATACGACGGCCACGATGCCCTATAATTGGGCTCCTCATGATGATTTATCTGCTAGAATAATTCCAATACAGCATATTCAGAATAGGGATTATGAACGTGACGGACGGAAGCTTAAACACGTTTATCCAGCTGTAACTGGTCCCCATAATCCCAATATGGGCCATTCCGTGGGCATGCCTGGTAATCCTAAGTTCAACATTACGTCCCACAACACAGATATTGCGGAACCTGGAATGGTTTTTGTATTACATGCTCAATGGCTTGATCCGATGGTGTCGGGAGGCAACATAGGAAATTGCTATCTTGTCACAGACGATGGATTCGAGAACCTCAGTTGTCATACCCCACTTGATTCGATTCGGATTAAAGCCTAA